From Clostridium sp. SY8519:
TAATTCGGATGATAGATTTCTTTCACCAGACCGGTAGCCAGACCGATCTGGTTGCCGTAGGAGCTGTAGCCTGCCGCTGCGCCGGTGACGATCTTTTTCTGGGGAAGTTTTCCCTCCAGGGTATCTTTCACCGACACGGTAGGGTCTGCTGCTCCCGTGACACGCATTGCCTGGTATACATACGTACGCCCGGAAAGAGGATCGCGGATTGCGCCGCCCAGGCAGGTGGCCGCGCCGCCGAAGGGTTCGATTTCCGTCGGATGGTTGTGGGTCTCGTTTTTGAAATTAATCAGCCACTCTTCTTCTTTTCCGTCTACCAGCAGCGGCACTACGATACTGCAGGCATTGATCTCATCGGATTCTTCCTGGTCATCCAGCTTGCCCTGCTGTTTCAGCAGTTTGGCGGCAAGTGTGCCCAGATCCATCAGACAGATGTACTTGTCGTCTCTGTCTTTATAATAAATTTCATGGTCTTTTCTGTAGGATTCGAATGTATTGCGGATCGGTTCCTGATATCTGCCTTCCTCGAAGGTAATATCCTTCAGTTCTGTGGAAAATGTGGTATGGCGGCAGTGGTCGGACCAGTAGGTGTCCAGCACGCGGATTTCTGTCATCGTCGGATCCCGCTGTTCCTCATCGGCAAAGTAGTGCTGAATGTGCAGAAAATCCCGGAATGTCATCGCCAGTCCCAGAGAATCATACAGCTGCTGAAGAGGTTCCTCCGGCATATCTTTGAATCCCGTAAGAATCTGCACATCTGCGGGCTCCTCAAAGTTCTGCACCAGGGTCTGAGGCTTTTCCATGCCCGTTTCCCTGGAATCCACCGGATTGATGCAGTGATGCTTGATCGCTTCCATCTCTTCCTCGGTCACATCTCCCTCGATCACATAGGTCATCGCTGTGCGGATAATGGCCTCGGATTCCTTATAGAGGAGCTTGATGCACTGTTCCGCGGAATCTGCGCGCTGATCAAACTGTCCCGGCAGGAATTCCACGCTGAATACCCTGCCGCCTGCCGCGTCAAAGGTCTCTTCATACAGGTCATCTACCGGCGGCTCCGCAAATACGATATGAAGTGCCTTCTGATAGATCTCTTCCGGAATGTTCTCCACATCATAGCGAACCAACGCCCTGACGCCGGTTACACTGTGTATTCCCAGATATCCGCTGATTTCAGATAAAAGTTCGGATGCCTTGACTGCAAAATCCTTTTTCTTTTCTACATATACTCTGCGCACGCCGCCCATGTATAATCCTCCTTCATGAAAACGCAATTAAACTCAAATTACAGTATAAAATATCTCCCCCGTGAATGGAAGTGTCTATCTTCGCTTTCTTGAAAATATTTTCCGGCAGAATCCCCGGTGCCGGGCAAACCCGGCCCGGTCCAACTCATTACAGCCAAATCCATCGCAGACAAATCTGCCGCAGACAAATCCGCCGCAAATAGAAAAACGGAACCGCACAGCAACTGTGCGGTTCCGGATTCTGTCTTACACTCGCGAAAACGAAAGTGTCACTTATTTGGTTTTGCCCATCCAGCCGGCGATAACCATTCTCTGAACTTCAGAAGTTCCTTCGTAGATCTCTGTGATCTTAGCATCACGCATATGACGCTCGAACGGATAATCTCTGGTGTAACCATAACCACCAACTAACTGTACGCAGCGGCGTGTAATGTCAGAAGCAGCCTCGGATGCCTGCAGTTTGCCCATAGCAGCCAGATGAGAGTAAGGCTCGCCATCCTGCTTAGCCTGAGCTGCACGGTAGATCAGCAGTCTTGCGCCGTCTAATCTTGCCTGCATGCTTGCCAGCTCGAACTGAGTGTTCTGGAATTTCCAGATCGGTCTGCCAAACTGGATACGCTCTTTGGTGTAAGCTACGGTCTCATCAATAGCAGCCTGTGCGATACCAAGTGCCTGTGCGCCGATACCGATACGTCCGCCGTCCAGTGTCATCATAGCTACTTTGAAGCCCTTGCCAAGCTCGCCCAGCAGGTTCTCTTTCGGAACGATGCAGTCATCAAAGATCAGCTCGGATGTGGAAGAGCCGCGGATACCCATCTTCTTCTCATGTCCGCCAACAGAGAATCCCGGGAAGTCACGCTCAACGATAAATGCGGAAATGCCGTGGTTTCCCTTTTCTTTATCGGTCATAGCGAATACTACGAATACATCTGCAAAGCCTGCATTTGTGATGAATACTTTGGATCCGTTTAATACAAAGTGATCGCCCTTGTCCACTGCAACAGTCTTCTGCATAGCTGCATCTGTACCTGCGCCCGGCTCAGTCAGACCGAAAGCGCCAAGCTTCTCACCGCTTAACAGTCCCGGCAAATATTTCTTTTTCTGCTCTTCGGTACCGAAAGTAAAGATCGGCCAGCAGCAAAGGGAAGTATGTGCGGAAACCATTACGGAAGTAGTAGCGCAGTACTCTGCTAATTTCTCACATACGCCGATGTATGTAACGTAGGACAGTCCGGCTCCGCCGTACTCTTCCGGGAAAGGAACGCCCATCATACCCATCTCAGCCAGTGCATGCCAGGTATCTTCCGGGAACTTCTCCTCTTCGTCAACTTCTGCTGCCTTAGGACCTACCTCGTTCTTTGCGAAATCGTCGAGCATGTCGATGATTTCCTGCTCTTCCTCATTAAAATGGAAATTCATACAATTCTCCTCCTGTCTTGTTGTTGAGTACTTTTTATGCTGCAGCGGAGAGCGACAGATTCCCGCTGCAGGGCAGTACCCATGTGGTCACCTGTCACTATCCACTTTACACGTTTCCCTATTTGTTTGCAATAACCTTTTTCACTTCTTCAATGAAAATCGGAAGGATCTTCTTCGCATCGCCGACAATGCCTACATCAGCCACTTCAAAAATCGGAGCGTCTTCGTCTTTGTTAATGGCAACCACATACTTGGAGCTGCTCATACCGGATACGTGCTGTGTAGCGCCGGATACGCCTGCGCAGATATAAAGCTGGGGAGCAACGATTTTTCCGGACTGGCCTACCTGGTGCTGACGGCCGATCCAGCCTTCTTCGATTACCGGACGGGTAGCTCCTACCACACCGCCAAGTACATCTGCCAGCTCCTCGATCAGCGCGAAATCTTCCTTGGAGCCCATGCCGCGGCCGCCGGAAACGATTACCTGCGCGTCTTCCAGGTTGACTGCTTCGCCTGCTTCTGCGATCAGGTCCACAATTTTGGAACGAAGGACATCATCAGATACTGTAATATCGGATGCGGCAATCGGAGCTGCTGCTGTTTCTGCCGGTTTTTCATAGCTTCCGCCGCGAACATTCGCAACGGCTATAGTGCCTTTGACTTTGCGATCTTCCAGAATCGTGCCGCCGAATGCCGGACGAGTGAAGATCAGCGCGTCGCCGTCTGCCGCGATGGATAATACATCGGTAACAGAACCGGTATCCAGAAGTGTGGCAATACGAGGAGTAACGACTTTGCCTACCGGAGTAGCGCTCAGAAGTACGGCTGCGTAATCGCCGGCCTTCGCCTGCTGTACCAGTGCATGTGTAATATAATCTTCTGTCGGTGCTTCCGGTCCGTTGATCACAATAACGGATGCAACGCCTGCCTTGGCTGTGGCAGCTGCTGCCTCATCCAGGCCGGTTCCGATCAGGACTGCGTCTGCCTCTGCCTGTACGGAAGCAGCAGCAGAGATAAGTTCAAGGCTGGCGCCTGTGGGCATGCCTTCTTTTGTCTCGATATATACCAGAAATTTCATACTAATACTACCCCTTCCTACAGTGCTTTTGCGGCCAGCATCGTTTCAATGGCCTTGCTTACAGCTGTCGCGTCTTCTTCTTCCTGGATCTTGATGCCGGCTGCTTTCTTAGCAGGCTCTTTGTATCCAAGGTATTCTACCTTTGCTTCGGAAGCTGCTGCGGCGATCACAGGCACTTCTGCCTTACGTGCTGCAAGTTTGCTCTTGATGGTCGGGTAACGCGGATCGTAGTCCGGTTTGGATACGGTCATGATTGCCGGAAGTGCGCTTTCCACAACCTGATATCCCTCATCGGTCTCTTTCTTTGACTGCACGCCTGCGTCAACAGGATTGACTTCTACGATATTGGATACATAAGGAAGGCCCAGTTTTTCAGCCAGGATACCGCCTACTTCGCCATCAATGTAGTCTGTGGATTCCTTGCCTACAAGGATCAGATCGAATTTGGCGCCGTTGGCCTCTTCCATCTGGGGAATTGCCTGTGCAATTGCCTCTGCTACCACATTGGAATCTGCGCCGGCAAGCTCTGCGTCATTGATCAGATATGCTTTTTTCGCGCCTACGGCCAGACAACTCTTTAAGCTTGTGTTGTTCTCTTCCGGTCCTACCGACACAACCGTTACTGTGCCTTCATGGGCTTCCACATAGCGAACTGCAAGCTCCAGGGCATATGTATCAAATGCGCTGGCCTGCGGGTCTGCTTTCGACAGATCCGGTGTATTGGTAGCCGGATCCAGATGGATTTCAATGGAGTCATCCGGAACCTGTTTAATACATACAAGAATTTCCATAAAAACTTTCCTCCGATATATTCGTTCTTTAACGCAATGAGAAATGCGGATCCGCATTTCTCATCGCATCACAATATCGTATTATAGCACTTGTTAAATAATATACAATACTGCGTCATTTTTCATTTGTGCACATGTCCGCGTCTTCTGCCGCTTACAGGCTGTAGCATACCTTGCCCGGATTCAGGATCATGTTCGGGTCAAATACTTTCTTGATGCCTTCCATCAGGGCCATGTTGGTTTCGCCAACAGACTCTTTTAAGTATTTCACTTTGCCGCGGCCGATTCCGTGCTCGCCGGAAACCAGTCCGCCGCAAGCGGTAGCTTCTGCGTAAAGTTTCTCGAAGTATTTGTCTACACGGCTCTTGAACTCTTCCTCCGGAAGGTCATTGCTGCACTGATAAATATGCAGGTTGCCGTCGCCGGCATGGCCGAAGCTCTTGATGGTAAGACCGCATTCCTCGCCCAGATCTTTGGAGTATTTTACAAAACGTGCAATCTCGTTGACCGGTACTACCACGTCGCACTCGTCAAGCAGCTTTGTCTCTGCTTCGATTGCTTCCAGGAAGGAAGAACGTGCAGCCCACGCGTCTTTGATCTTTGCCGGGCTGTCTGCCACCAGGATATCGATTGCGCCTGCCTCCAGAAGCAGTTCGCTGATTCTCTCCAGCTGATCTTCCAGATCCTCTTCATCTTTGCCTTCCAGAGTTACCAGCAGATAAGCGCCTGCTTCCTGGCCTTCGATGGTCTGCGGGAATACGGAACGTCCGATATAACGCTCAGAAGAAAGGACAATCTCTCTCTCCATGAACTCCAGTGCCTGAGGATCAAAGTTTGCCATTTTGATCTTCGGTACTGTGGAAATGGCAGTATCAATATCTTCGAAGGGTACGATCAGGCTCCATACTTTGCCCGGTGCCGGAACTACTTTTAAGGTAAGCTCTGTGATGATGCCAAGAGTACCCTCAGAACCGATCATTAAGTTCAGCAGGGAATACCCGGAAGAAGTCTTGGATACGGTAGCGCCGAGATGTGTGATTTCGCCGGTAGGAAGAACGACGGTCATCGCACGTACATAGTCTCTGGTCGCGCCGTATTTTACAGCTCTCATGCCGCCTGCGTTTGTCGATACGTTGCCGCCGACAGTCGCGAATTTTTCGCCCGGATCCGGCGGATACAGAAGGCCTTTGGATACGCAGTCCTCAGCCAGGTCATTCAGCAGCACACCTGCCTGAATGGTTACGCCGAAATTCTCCATATCATAGCTGAGAATCTTATTCATCTTGGTGGTATCAATGATCAGGCCGCCAAGAATCGGAACCGCGCCGCCTACAAGACCGGTACCGGCACCACGGGGAGTTACAGGGATCTTATTCTCGTTGCAGATCTTCATAACTGCTGCGATCTCTTCTGTAGATGTGGCCATCAGCAGTGCATCCGGCATCTTTCTGCCGTAGATCGGCATTTCGTCATGTTCGTAATCCTCGTTGATCTCATCTCCCACAAGAAGATGACCCGGAGCTGCTGCTTTCAGCTGTTCAATGATTTCCGGTGTTAATGCATTGTAATTTGGCATGTTTATCCTCCTTTTACGTTTGCGGTAAACACATTTACCCTTGGAATAAATATGCCACATTTTAAGTTTTTTTGCAAGATGAACGACAGCCGCCCGAAATCCGCTCCATAAACTGGTAATTTTTCATAAGACATTTTTTTATTTTTCAGCCATAGTCCCTAAATCCGCTGATAGCAAGGGTTTCCGGAATTGTGATTATATATTTTATAAAATATCCCTTTTTTCCCTTTCCTACGCAAGGCGAAAATCTAATCAGACCCGCAAATTTGTTTGCAACAAAATACATAGAATTCCCACTGTTTTCAACGTATACCGTGATTGTGAAAATATAAGAATCTTCTCAAACAAAAGAATCCTTTCCTCCACTGTCGCCTCTCTGGTCCTGACTGCTAAAATACAGAAATATTTCATGAATTTTCAATTGAATTTTTTTCACATTATTGTTACAATTGTATGAGTAACTTGGTTACCATTCCATCACTTAATAACTAATACTCTGGTACATCTGCGCAAGGAGGCCTAATCCCGCAATGAAAACAGTCAATCCTTATCACTATGTCACCAACTGCATTTCCGGCAAATGGAAAATGACGCTTCTTCATCATATCCACCATTATGGAAAGATCCGTTTCAACGAAACGAAGAAGACCCTGGGTGTCAGTGAAAAAGTATTGAGCCAGCAGCTGAAGGAACTGGCCCGGGACGGACTGGTGGAGCGCATCCAGTATAATACTATCCCCCTGAAAGTGGAATATATTCTCACGCCGGCGGGAGAGGATCTGATCCCGGCCCTGGACATTCTTTACATCTGGAGTGTACGGCGGCTGGCTGCCCTGAATATGCCCATTGATCCGGATGCCTTTAAAGTCCATACCGAGTTAAAGTATGAAGACCAGCTGATGGACATCATGGATACTTACATGAAAAAACATGTCTCTGAGGATGGCGATGCTTCTGAAAAAGAGCCGGATTCCGGTTCCGACGGCACATCTGCTTCCCACTGATAGCTCTGCCAGCACAGGGACCCTGTTCGTTTCCGAACAGGGTCCCTTTCAGTCATTCTGTATTTTTTCCTGTCAGTCATACGGCCGGCTCCGGGCTGCGGTCAGCTGCGGCTTTTGACTGTTTCGAGATTTTTGATGATATAGGCCCTGGACCAGAGCTGATGCTGTTCCAGTCCATCACAGATTCCGGAAAAATCTTCCGCGATTACCGCTTTATGAATATCCTCAAAATAAGTGATTCCGGAGTGGTAGCCGGTGCCGCTGCCGCCCTTTTCTCTGGGCATGGCGAATAATTCATGGAGGATTTCATCCAGTCCCGTCATGGAAGTGATCTTTGACAGCAGTACCTCATTATTCGCGTTGCGGTAAAACACGTCCATAATATTCCGGATGCACCGGCAGCTTTCCACGACTCCGTTGGAATTGCGGTATTCCTCTATATATCCCCCGATCTGGGCTGCCATCTGACTGCTGTCCCCGTAGCGCAGCGCGTTTCGTGCCGCCAGCATCTGATAGGCAAAGCTGATCTCCTGAATCTGACGTACGTCATTTTCCGTGATATCGATCACCCGGGCGCCTACGTTGTTTTCGAATTCAATGAGTCCCTCATTCAGCAGACGGTTCAATGCCTCCCGCACCGGGGTGGAACTTACTCCGTATTCTTCCTGAAGCTTGCTCACATTCAGCTTGCTTCCGAACGGAATCTTAAGAGACACAATCCGTTCTCTCAGTTTTTCATAAACCTGGTCCACCAGGGATACTCGTTTAATAACTGCCATACTTCTCCATTCTCTTTCTCTGCCGGGGCAGAACTTCATATATTATATTTTGCAAAATAACAAATATTTGTATTATTATCGCACAGCCTGCGGGTTTTTTCAAGTATACCGTACACCATTTTTCCATTCCCTTCCACATCACACAGCGGTCCCTTCCGTCTGCATGAAAAAAGAGAAGGCTCTGACCGAACCTTCTCTTCCACTTTTTTATTGATTTCTCAGAATTGTTCTGATTTACTCAACTTCGAAATAATCCGCATCATCTACCGTACGGGCGCCGTCTTTTTCATATACCCCCATCACCTTGCATTTCGGGCAGAATCCGAATTCATCGCCGAATTCTGTCATCAGGTCGGTGGCATACTCAAATTTCAGGCCGCATTTCGGGCAGTGATAATACATCATCTGCGGTCCCCAGGTCATAGAATCAACCTCCGATTATTTCTTCAGACCAAGCATCTCACGAGCTTCGTCCGGAGTAGCAACATCGTTGCCGAACTCGCGGATTACGCGGGCAGCTCTCTCTACGAACTGACGGTTGGACTCAGCAAGCTGGCCTTTTGCGTACATAACGTTGTCTTCCATACCTACACGAACATGTCCGCCCAGTGCAACTGCGCCGTACAGCATCTCCATAGCGCTGTGGCCTACACCGAAGCAGGACCAGGTGTTGTCTTTGCCGCACAGGGATTCCATGGTCTCTTTCATGAATACCAGGTTCTTCATGGTGCCGGCGATACCATTTGCGCAGCCCATGCAGAACTGGAAGTGCTGCGGTCCTACCAGGACACCTTTCTTCAGATAGTATGCTGCATTGCCGATCATACCCGGATCAAATACTTCGATCTCCGGTTTTGTACCGCACTCCTGGAATAATTTTCCGCAGTCTTCCAGGAATTTCGGGCTGTTTAAGAACAGGCCGCTGTTCAGCCAGTTCATGGAACCGCAGTCATAGGAAGCCATTTCCGGATGCAGATCTTTGACATGCTGTACACGGATCTGATCATCTGCGTGGATATCACCGGATGTGGTCATGTTAACGATGATGTCGCAGTCCGGATGATTTGTCTTAAGCAGCTCTGCTGTCTTGGCGAATCTGGCCGGATCCATAACACCGTTGCCGTTGTCATCTCTCATATGGATATGAGCGATTGCAGCGCCTGCTTTCCAGCAGTCATATACGTCTTCTGCGATCTCTTCCGGTGTCATCGGAACGTTAGGGTTGTTCTCTTTTTTCGGCCATGCGCCTGTTACTGCAGCTGTGATAATTGTTTTTTTCTTTGCCATTGGAAATTACCTCTCTCTGTTAAATGAAATCATTCAAGCAAGGACAGCCGCCGCAAGCATCGCCTGCAGCGGCTGATCTGCTACCATAACAGTATATTACAGTATATTTTGCGAATCAACAGTTTCTGTTATTTTCTTACAGCTCTGTTACCATTCTGGAAGGATTCTCTAATGCTCTGTCTTTGGTGAACTTGTGGTTTAAGAATACTTCTCTGTCCTGTGCGCCGGTACCAGCATATTTGTATGTTCTGGTCGGTACATCTTTGTTGATATCATCTTCGTCAATGTAAGCCACGCAGCGAGCCATAGAACCGTCGCCCATGTACCATCTCAGAGGGAAGCAGAAGAATTTGAATTTTTTGCCTTTTACTTTCTCGATGTCACCGCCAAGGTTCTCAACACCTACGATACCATGGCCAAGCATTGTCTTGTGGCAAGGCTCCCAGGTACCCCAGCATCCGATTGCTTCCAGAGCACCAAACTTCTTGTCGTATGCTTCCTGGCCGTGCAGTCTGATGTACTCGAATTTATCGAACTCAGCGTATGCTTCCTCACCGAACAGCTCTTTGTACTCTTCTGTGATGGGTTTTCCGGATGCGCCAAGAAGGTTCATTCTGGTCATACCGTTGTTGCCCATAGCGGTGTGCAGCGGATGATCCAGTGCCTGCATATCCATAGCTACGCATTTTACTTTGTGGTCTACGAACCACTGGCCAGCTTCTACGCCGGTACCGCAGGAATAATGATAATACTCTTTGGTATCGTCAAACAGCTGGTTCATGCCGGTTACCAGACATACAACCTTGTTCTCCAGCTCGCCTTTTGCAGGATCCGGATCAATGCCCATACGACGGCATGCGTCATCCAGATGTTTGCCTGTGATCAGGCCCCAGCGCTCGATCTGGATATCCAGAGCTACTGCGTCGCCTGTGTAAGCGTCGATCGGCATCTCATGTGTGTAACGAGCTCTCTTGCCGTCAAACTCAACTTCCATAACGTGACGCGGTGCATCACAATGTGTACCTGTATGCATTGTGCATCCGATGTACTGTGTTAAAACGCCGCCTTTAGCCATGGAATGCTTGGAATCGATGACCGGTTTGTCAAAGTACGGCCAACGCGGAATCTCAGCGCCAAACGGATGTGTCAGATCAACATATACCATATTTCCCATTTTAATTTTCCTCCTTAAAAAAGATATCTTGAAATTTATATCTTACAGGGGCCGCACAGGCAGCCCCTGCAATGGGCAGTGTGTCCGGAATCTTATTTTCCGTAGATCATCTTGATCAGGTATTCATTCAGGCCGTCTTTGGAAGCCTGTACGCTCTCTGCATCCCATTTCAGGAAGCCTTCGCCTGATTTGAATCCTTCTTTGCCTTCTTTGATCATCTCGGACAGAAGCGGTGAAGGCTCATGGTTGTCTGCCAGATACTGCAGAACATAGTTGTGAATATTGTAAGTCAGAGTTGTGCTGACCATATCGGAGTTCTCGATGGGGCCAAGCTGCGGGAGTCTGAGTCCGAAGCTGTATTTTACCGCGTCATCCACGGTCTTCGGATCAGCGATTCCCTGCTCTACGATGGAAATAGCCTCACGCCAGAGCGCATGCTGCATTCTGTTGGCAACAAAGCCCGGAACGTCCTTCTTGCAGTAGATCGGCTTTTTGCCTGCTTTGGTCATGATATCCATGACTGCCTGCATCACTTCCTCTGTGGTATCTTTTGTTTTTACCACTTCTACCAGCGGGATCAGGAAGCCGGGGTTCCAGAAATGGGTGCCGCAGATTCTCTCTTTGTGCTGGCATTTCTCGGAAATCTCTGTCGGGCTCATAACGGAAGTGTTGGTGCAGTAAATGCAGTCCTCAGAGGTGATGGACTCCAGATCTCTGAACAGATTCTGTTTGGTTTCCATAACTTCCGGTACGCACTCAACTACCAGATCAGCGGCTTTTACACGGTCATGGTTCAGGTCGGTAACCAGAACCACGCGCTCTACTACGCTGTCCACATCTGCTTCTGTTACTACGCCGTGGGCCACCAGTTCCTTCATGTTCTGGCGAATCATGCCGGCGATGTCTTTTTCACGATGGTTCCAGATGGTAACCTGTGCATCCGGAATCGTGCAGAATACCTGAGCAATGGCGCAGCCCATCATGCCGCCGCCGCAGATCACAAAATTCTTAATCTCTTTCATTCTTCGCTTATCTCCAATTCTAATGTTCTTGTTTGCTTACCGCACGGTTGCCGTCAGGCAGATCTTAGCAGGTAAGGTAACCGCCGGAGCAGTCGCATGCAGAACCTGTGATGAAGTTGGAAGCATCAGAAGAAAGGAACATTGCGTATCCGACGAAATCTTCCGGCTCAGCCAGACGTCCGATCGGCTCACGTTTCATGAAGTTCTTGTATACTTCTGAGTTTTTATCAAACATCCACTCGGTTAACTCAGACCGGAATACGGTCGGGCAGATGGAGTTTACGTTGATGCCGTATTTTGCGGATAAATCGCAGGCCATGGAAGCGATCATCAGATCAGCGCCGCCCTTGGAAGTGCAGTAGCCTGTGTATCCTGCCATACCGCGTTTGGATCTCTGGGAGGTAACAACCACGATCTTGCCGCCCTGGCCGGAAGCAACTTCTTCTGCGCCGTTTAACTGTTTTACCATCTGCTCTGCTACATATTTCAGAACGATATATACGGATTTGCAGTCAGCGTCCATGATGTACTGCCAGTCAGCAACAGACTGCTCCAGAATATTCTGCGGTTTGTTGAAGCCGTGAGCAATAGCCAGAATGTTAATCTCGCCGTAAGCATCTACTGCCTTTTTGATGACAGCCTGTACATCTTCTTCTTTTGCCGGATCGCCGGCAGCGAGGATGCAGTCAATGCCTTCTGCTTTGAACTCGTCAACCAGTGCCTGTAATTTTGCTTCATTACGGCCGGACAGAACTACTTTCGCGCCTGCATAGCCATAGCCTTTTGCCAGGACTTTGCCTAAAGCACCTGTAGCGCCTGTAACCAGTGCAACTTTACCTTTTACAGAGAACATGTTGTCGACAAAATCTTTTTTTAAGTTTACCATTTTGACTATTCCTCCTTAAGAAATAATTGATTAAATTAAGATAAATCCCTTTGTAGATTTTCTCCGTAAATAGTATATGATAACGTCAATTTTTATGCAATACATACAATGTTGTTACCGAGACACCAAACGGTAACCCTATTTTTTTGTCAATTAGCTCAAAAGAATCCGGTCATCATCCAGCTGTCTGCCCACGCCTTCCCGGAACCGTTCCAGCAGATCCTGCACGGTCAGACCTTCTCTCTCTTTCCCCTTCAGGTCCAGCACAATTTCGCCGGCATTCATCATCAGGGTCCGGTTGCCCATTGCCAGCGCCGACTCCATATTGTGCGTAATCATCAGGCAGGCCAGATTGTTCTCTTTGACGATGCGTTTTGTTAAATCCAGCACTTTTTCCGCTGTGGCCGGATCCAGGGCTGCCGTATGCTCATCCAGCAGAAGGATCTTCGGTGTCACCAGCGTAGCCATCAGCAGTGTCAGGGCCTGACGCTGTC
This genomic window contains:
- a CDS encoding cyclase family protein — encoded protein: MGNMVYVDLTHPFGAEIPRWPYFDKPVIDSKHSMAKGGVLTQYIGCTMHTGTHCDAPRHVMEVEFDGKRARYTHEMPIDAYTGDAVALDIQIERWGLITGKHLDDACRRMGIDPDPAKGELENKVVCLVTGMNQLFDDTKEYYHYSCGTGVEAGQWFVDHKVKCVAMDMQALDHPLHTAMGNNGMTRMNLLGASGKPITEEYKELFGEEAYAEFDKFEYIRLHGQEAYDKKFGALEAIGCWGTWEPCHKTMLGHGIVGVENLGGDIEKVKGKKFKFFCFPLRWYMGDGSMARCVAYIDEDDINKDVPTRTYKYAGTGAQDREVFLNHKFTKDRALENPSRMVTEL
- a CDS encoding helix-turn-helix domain-containing protein translates to MKTVNPYHYVTNCISGKWKMTLLHHIHHYGKIRFNETKKTLGVSEKVLSQQLKELARDGLVERIQYNTIPLKVEYILTPAGEDLIPALDILYIWSVRRLAALNMPIDPDAFKVHTELKYEDQLMDIMDTYMKKHVSEDGDASEKEPDSGSDGTSASH
- a CDS encoding acyl-CoA dehydrogenase; its protein translation is MNFHFNEEEQEIIDMLDDFAKNEVGPKAAEVDEEEKFPEDTWHALAEMGMMGVPFPEEYGGAGLSYVTYIGVCEKLAEYCATTSVMVSAHTSLCCWPIFTFGTEEQKKKYLPGLLSGEKLGAFGLTEPGAGTDAAMQKTVAVDKGDHFVLNGSKVFITNAGFADVFVVFAMTDKEKGNHGISAFIVERDFPGFSVGGHEKKMGIRGSSTSELIFDDCIVPKENLLGELGKGFKVAMMTLDGGRIGIGAQALGIAQAAIDETVAYTKERIQFGRPIWKFQNTQFELASMQARLDGARLLIYRAAQAKQDGEPYSHLAAMGKLQASEAASDITRRCVQLVGGYGYTRDYPFERHMRDAKITEIYEGTSEVQRMVIAGWMGKTK
- a CDS encoding electron transfer flavoprotein subunit alpha/FixB family protein codes for the protein MKFLVYIETKEGMPTGASLELISAAASVQAEADAVLIGTGLDEAAAATAKAGVASVIVINGPEAPTEDYITHALVQQAKAGDYAAVLLSATPVGKVVTPRIATLLDTGSVTDVLSIAADGDALIFTRPAFGGTILEDRKVKGTIAVANVRGGSYEKPAETAAAPIAASDITVSDDVLRSKIVDLIAEAGEAVNLEDAQVIVSGGRGMGSKEDFALIEELADVLGGVVGATRPVIEEGWIGRQHQVGQSGKIVAPQLYICAGVSGATQHVSGMSSSKYVVAINKDEDAPIFEVADVGIVGDAKKILPIFIEEVKKVIANK
- a CDS encoding FAD-binding oxidoreductase, with the translated sequence MPNYNALTPEIIEQLKAAAPGHLLVGDEINEDYEHDEMPIYGRKMPDALLMATSTEEIAAVMKICNENKIPVTPRGAGTGLVGGAVPILGGLIIDTTKMNKILSYDMENFGVTIQAGVLLNDLAEDCVSKGLLYPPDPGEKFATVGGNVSTNAGGMRAVKYGATRDYVRAMTVVLPTGEITHLGATVSKTSSGYSLLNLMIGSEGTLGIITELTLKVVPAPGKVWSLIVPFEDIDTAISTVPKIKMANFDPQALEFMEREIVLSSERYIGRSVFPQTIEGQEAGAYLLVTLEGKDEEDLEDQLERISELLLEAGAIDILVADSPAKIKDAWAARSSFLEAIEAETKLLDECDVVVPVNEIARFVKYSKDLGEECGLTIKSFGHAGDGNLHIYQCSNDLPEEEFKSRVDKYFEKLYAEATACGGLVSGEHGIGRGKVKYLKESVGETNMALMEGIKKVFDPNMILNPGKVCYSL
- a CDS encoding GntR family transcriptional regulator, which translates into the protein MAVIKRVSLVDQVYEKLRERIVSLKIPFGSKLNVSKLQEEYGVSSTPVREALNRLLNEGLIEFENNVGARVIDITENDVRQIQEISFAYQMLAARNALRYGDSSQMAAQIGGYIEEYRNSNGVVESCRCIRNIMDVFYRNANNEVLLSKITSMTGLDEILHELFAMPREKGGSGTGYHSGITYFEDIHKAVIAEDFSGICDGLEQHQLWSRAYIIKNLETVKSRS
- a CDS encoding electron transfer flavoprotein subunit beta/FixA family protein → MEILVCIKQVPDDSIEIHLDPATNTPDLSKADPQASAFDTYALELAVRYVEAHEGTVTVVSVGPEENNTSLKSCLAVGAKKAYLINDAELAGADSNVVAEAIAQAIPQMEEANGAKFDLILVGKESTDYIDGEVGGILAEKLGLPYVSNIVEVNPVDAGVQSKKETDEGYQVVESALPAIMTVSKPDYDPRYPTIKSKLAARKAEVPVIAAAASEAKVEYLGYKEPAKKAAGIKIQEEEDATAVSKAIETMLAAKAL
- a CDS encoding excinuclease ATPase subunit, yielding MTWGPQMMYYHCPKCGLKFEYATDLMTEFGDEFGFCPKCKVMGVYEKDGARTVDDADYFEVE
- a CDS encoding 3-keto-5-aminohexanoate cleavage protein; the protein is MAKKKTIITAAVTGAWPKKENNPNVPMTPEEIAEDVYDCWKAGAAIAHIHMRDDNGNGVMDPARFAKTAELLKTNHPDCDIIVNMTTSGDIHADDQIRVQHVKDLHPEMASYDCGSMNWLNSGLFLNSPKFLEDCGKLFQECGTKPEIEVFDPGMIGNAAYYLKKGVLVGPQHFQFCMGCANGIAGTMKNLVFMKETMESLCGKDNTWSCFGVGHSAMEMLYGAVALGGHVRVGMEDNVMYAKGQLAESNRQFVERAARVIREFGNDVATPDEAREMLGLKK